From one Ctenopharyngodon idella isolate HZGC_01 chromosome 15, HZGC01, whole genome shotgun sequence genomic stretch:
- the mrps22 gene encoding 28S ribosomal protein S22, mitochondrial, with translation MSLTGSMAALSVARRLVKSYFCVKCLDKNVHARLQTTARMFCVSESRSSSVDVPKAQFTDTEVQDILSKITGLDLEKVFRPLREQLTPPKYKLMTDTQLQEAVCKAEEQAKHLLKMPPVLPERKPINDVLSEDQMLEGMDTAKYVFTDINFNVPHRERFIVVREPNGTLRKASWNERDRIIQVYFPKEGRKVTPPPIFKEENLRVVFEQDRHEDVLNQCVVQFEPDSAEFKNVLMLTYEDIEKHGKYDLLRSTRFFGGLAWHLANGQRIDGLLVDMLQRDLMQDAVRLVRLFHLVHPQSESAQHARRQQATDLDLLKVYAQYKSNRAGFIELAVQNYEQTKAPSSV, from the exons ATGTCACTTACAGGCAGCATGGCTGCGCTCAGTGTTGCAAGGCGTTTAGTAAAGTCTTACTTTTGCGTTAAATGTTTAGATAAAAATGTGCACGCTCGTTTGCAGACTACAGCACGAATGTTCTGTGTATCAGAATCCCGCAGCA GCTCCGTGGATGTACCTAAAGCTCAGTTCACAGATACAGAGGTTCAAGACATTCTGTCCAAAATCACGGGTCTGGATCTGGAGAAAGTGTTCAGACCCTTAAGAGAGCAGCTAACGCCTCCTAAATACAAGCTTATGACAGACACACAATTACAGGAG GCAGTGTGTAAAGCAGAGGAGCAGGCAAAACATTTGCTGAAGATGCCACCGGTCCTGCCTGAGAGGAAGCCTATAAATGATGTGCTTTCTGAAGACCAGATGCTAGAGGGCATGGACACTGCTAAATATGTATTCACCGACATCAACTTTAACGTCCCGCATCGA GAAAGATTCATAGTTGTGAGAGAGCCCAATGGAACCCTGAGAAAAGCATCATGGAACGAAAGAGATAGGATAATACAAGTTTACTTCCCCAAAGAGGGCCGCAAAGTCACTCCACCACCCATCTTTAAAGAAGAAAACCTCAGG GTGGTCTTTGAACAGGATAGACACGAGGATGTGCTAAACCAGTGTGTTGTCCAATTTGAGCCAGACTCTGcagaatttaaaaat GTGCTCATGCTGACCTATGAGGACATTGAAAAGCATGGGAAATATGATCTGCTCAGATCCACACGGTTCTTTGgtggtttggcctggcatcttGCTAATGGTCAGCGAATTGATGGCCTTCTGGTGGACATGTTGCAGAGAGACCT AATGCAGGATGCGGTGAGGTTGGTGCGTCTGTTTCATTTGGTTCATCCTCAGAGTGAGTCTGCGCAGCACGCTCGAAGACAACAGGCCACTGACCTGGACCTTCTGAAG GTTTATGCCCAGTACAAGTCAAACAGAGCTGGATTCATTGAGCTGGCGGTGCAAAACTATGAACAGACTAAAGCACCGAGCTCTGTTTAA